Proteins from one Erpetoichthys calabaricus chromosome 11, fErpCal1.3, whole genome shotgun sequence genomic window:
- the grpel2 gene encoding grpE protein homolog 2, mitochondrial: MAVRCLKAAQKNLQYLNHLLSLAAKNNRGSLCLLSTAAYQRTTGDDQNVDEIQDEQSQSITIRALEVRASKLEEQVRDLTERYKKALADSDTVRRRTQKFVEDAKLFGIQSFCRDLVEVVDILEKTTGNVLEEELQDPNPTLRSLYEGLSLIESKLQRVFSKHGLEKMTPIGGRYDPYDHEIVCHVAADGAEPGTITVVTQHGYKLHGRTIRHALVGVAVESQE, encoded by the exons ATGGCTGTTAGGTGTTTGAAGGCGGCTCAGAAGAATCTACAATATTTAAATCATTTGTTATCGCTGGCTGCGAAGAATAACCG GGGTTCTCTGTGTTTGCTGAGTACAGCAGCATACCAAAGGACAACCGGTGACGATCAAAATGTTGACGAAATCCAGGATGAGCAAAGTCAGTCAATAACCATCAGGGCTCTCGAAGTGAGAGCTAGTAAACTTGAAGAGCAAGTTCGTGATCTCACT gAGAGGTATAAAAAAGCTTTAGCTGACTCTGATACAGTTCGAAGAAGAACTCAGAAGTTTGTGGAGGATGCAAAGCTCTTTG GTATTCAGAGTTTTTGCAGGGACTTGGTGGAGGTTGTTGACATCCTTGAGAAGACTACAGGGAATGTGCTTGAGGAAGAGTTGCAAGATCCCAACCCTACCTTGCGAAGCCTTTACGAGGGACTCTCACTTATTGAGTCAAAGTTGCAAAGAGTGTTTTCCAAACATGGGCTTGAAAAAATGACTCCAATTGGGGGCAGATATGATCCTTATGATCATGAAATAGTATGCCATGTTGCTGCAGATGGAGCCGAACCTGGCACGATAACGGTTGTAACTCAGCATGGGTACAAGCTTCACGGGCGTACAATTAGACATGCACTTGTAGGAGTAGCAGTTGAATCTCAAGAGTAG